In Pongo abelii isolate AG06213 chromosome X, NHGRI_mPonAbe1-v2.0_pri, whole genome shotgun sequence, one DNA window encodes the following:
- the CYSLTR1 gene encoding cysteinyl leukotriene receptor 1, which yields MDETGNLTVSPATCHDTIDDFRNQVYSTLYSMISVVGFFGNGFVLYVLIKTYREKSAFQVYMINLAVADLLCVCTLPLRVVYYVHKGIWLFGDFLCRLSTYALYVNLYCSIFFMTAMSFFRCIAIVFPVQNINLVTQKKARFVCVGIWIFVILTSSPFLMAKPQKDEKNNTKCFEPPQDNQTKNHVLVLHYVSLFVGFIIPFVIIIVCYTMIILTLLKKSMKKNLSSHKKAIGMIMVVTAVFLVSFMPYHIQRTIHLHFLHNETKPCDSVLRMQKSVVITLSLAASNCCFDPLLYFFSGGNFRKRLSTFRKHSLSSMTYVPRKKASLQEKGEEIFKV from the coding sequence ATGGATGAAACAGGAAATCTGACAGTATCTCCTGCCACATGCCATGACACTATTGATGACTTCCGCAATCAAGTGTATTCCACCTTGTACTCTATGATCTCTGTTGTAGGCTTCTTTGGCAATGGCTTTGTGCTCTATGTCCTCATAAAAACCTATCGTGAGAAGTCAGCCTTCCAAGTATACATGATTAATTTAGCAGTAGCAGATCTACTTTGTGTGTGCACACTGCCTCTCCGTGTGGTCTATTATGTTCACAAAGGCATTTGGCTCTTTGGTGACTTCTTGTGCCGCCTCAGCACCTATGCTTTGTATGTCAACCTCTATTGTAGCATCTTCTTTATGACAGCCATGAGCTTTTTCCGGTGCATTGCAATTGTTTTTCCAGTCCAGAACATTAATTTGGTTACACAGAAAAAAGCCAGATTTGTGTGTGTAGGTATTTGGATTTTTGTGATTTTGACCAGTTCTCCATTtctaatggcaaaaccacaaaaagatgagaaaaataataccaaGTGCTTTGAGCCCCCACAAGACAATCAAACTAAAAATCATGTTTTGGTCTTGCATTATGTGTCATTATTTGTTGGCTTTATCATCCCTTTTGTTATTATAATTGTCTGTTACACAATGATCATTTTGACCTtactaaaaaaatcaatgaaaaaaaatctgtcaagtCATAAAAAGGCAATAGGAATGATCATGGTCGTGACTGCTGTGTTTTTAGTCAGTTTCATGCCGTATCATATTCAACGTACCATTCACCTTCACTTTTTACACAATGAAACTAAACCCTGTGATTCTGTCCTTAGAATGCAGAAGTCCGTGGTCATAACCTTGTCTCTGGCTGCATCAAATTGTTGCTTTGACCCTCTCCTATATTTCTTTTCTGGGGGTAACTTTAGGAAAAGGCTGTCTACATTTAGAAAGCATTCTTTGTCCAGCATGACTTATGTACCCAGAAAGAAGGCCTCTTtgcaagaaaaaggagaagaaatatttaaagtatag